A single region of the Plantactinospora soyae genome encodes:
- a CDS encoding alpha/beta fold hydrolase codes for MTNSNAISSVWTGMLPVEDTALAVTDTGGTGIPVVYLNGSYASQRHWRPVIKDLGSGWRHITYDERARGRSKKSADYSFEACVRDLDAVLKAREVEKPLLVGWSYGALLGVVWAARNPGRVAGVVGVDGPFPFGWTDDAGHEYIRRGFRKARWLLPMVRLVGNAARMSAEQHADINIEAHIIHAALEPVLDSLTVPVRYVVASGEALGSKEDWQEKMRTTLDPVLARNPNLAISAKVASNHGTIVRKDFRAIAGATRELAALTRESR; via the coding sequence GTGACGAACTCGAACGCGATTTCCTCGGTCTGGACTGGCATGTTGCCGGTGGAAGACACCGCGCTGGCCGTGACAGACACTGGCGGGACAGGTATCCCCGTGGTGTACCTGAACGGTTCCTACGCCAGCCAGCGGCACTGGCGGCCCGTCATCAAGGACCTGGGGTCGGGGTGGCGACACATCACCTACGACGAGCGGGCTCGCGGCAGGTCGAAGAAGTCGGCGGACTACTCCTTCGAGGCGTGCGTCCGCGACCTCGACGCCGTCCTGAAAGCCAGGGAGGTGGAGAAGCCGCTCTTGGTGGGCTGGTCCTACGGCGCGTTGCTCGGGGTGGTGTGGGCCGCTCGGAATCCGGGTCGTGTCGCGGGCGTGGTCGGAGTCGACGGCCCTTTCCCGTTCGGCTGGACCGACGATGCCGGCCATGAATACATTCGTCGGGGATTCCGTAAGGCCCGGTGGTTGTTGCCGATGGTGCGCCTCGTCGGCAACGCCGCGCGGATGAGTGCCGAACAGCATGCCGACATCAACATCGAGGCCCACATAATCCACGCCGCCCTCGAACCGGTCCTGGACAGCCTGACCGTCCCGGTCCGGTACGTGGTCGCCTCCGGGGAGGCACTGGGGAGCAAGGAGGATTGGCAGGAAAAGATGCGTACTACCCTTGACCCGGTGCTCGCCCGCAACCCGAACCTCGCGATAAGTGCGAAGGTCGCCAGCAACCACGGCACGATCGTGCGCAAGGACTTCCGCGCCATCGCCGGGGCCACCCGCGAGCTCGCCGCCCTCACCCGCGAAAGTCGCTGA
- a CDS encoding MerR family transcriptional regulator, which translates to MASGVTIGQAAGFVGVTIKTIRHYHRLGLVDEPRRDGSGYRRYSSSDLLRLVQVRTLSESGVPLSEIGALLSADPQRFAANLAEVKRRLTERIEGLAARRDSLDRLANSDQALLPDRACALLDRAAELGFTPDEVAANREGMVLARALVPDGFDDFLTGGEHALDDTRFVALNKQCWAAKDWEPDDPRIEELATAVADRFLANPALLAIPNGLQARTDAVRYGLLNHHGEDHAPAMARLTTLVETKLRCAGVDIPHQ; encoded by the coding sequence ATGGCCAGCGGCGTCACGATCGGCCAGGCGGCGGGCTTCGTCGGCGTCACGATCAAGACCATTCGCCACTACCACCGGCTCGGTCTGGTCGACGAACCGCGCCGCGACGGTTCTGGTTACCGCCGCTACTCCTCGTCCGACCTGCTGCGGCTCGTCCAGGTCCGGACGCTGTCCGAGTCCGGCGTACCGCTGTCCGAGATCGGCGCCCTGCTCAGCGCCGATCCGCAGCGGTTCGCCGCCAACCTGGCCGAGGTCAAACGGCGGCTGACCGAGCGGATCGAGGGACTGGCCGCGCGCCGCGACTCGCTGGACCGGCTGGCCAACAGTGACCAGGCCCTGTTGCCCGACCGGGCCTGCGCGTTGTTGGACCGGGCCGCCGAACTCGGCTTCACCCCGGACGAGGTGGCCGCCAACCGCGAGGGCATGGTGCTGGCCAGGGCCCTGGTTCCCGACGGCTTCGACGACTTTCTCACCGGGGGCGAGCACGCCCTCGACGACACCCGGTTCGTCGCCTTGAACAAGCAATGCTGGGCCGCCAAGGACTGGGAACCCGACGATCCCCGTATCGAGGAACTCGCGACCGCCGTGGCCGACCGCTTCCTCGCCAACCCCGCGTTGCTCGCGATCCCGAATGGCCTCCAGGCCCGCACTGACGCCGTTCGATACGGTTTGCTCAACCACCATGGTGAAGACCATGCACCCGCCATGGCCCGACTGACCACGCTGGTCGAGACGAAACTGCGCTGCGCCGGCGTAGACATCCCACACCAATAA
- a CDS encoding serine hydrolase domain-containing protein, with product MSHLLFNRRRAAATLTALALATGLTAVQASASEASTPRRDNVVQQSLDGLVRDDNFPGALASVRGPDGRMRNYTAGVGNLKTGAKVPVDGQVRIASNTKMYTATVVLQLVGEGKIDLDAPVETYLPNLVRGDGIDGRDITVRQILQHTSGLADYDDVLAQDYFKVQHTYFEPRQLLDVGLAKKALFAPGTSWSYSNTNYILAGLIVQKVTGRPIGEEITKRIIDRIGLRHTYWPALGDQTIQERHPQGYWPAADGSWVNVTENDPSMAWAAGQLVGTPSDLNRFLAALLDGELLEPEQLQQMQTTVEAPEFDLTGESRYGLGLATFKLSCGGFAWTHGGSSPGYITSNAATSDGRAAAIAVTGLPTSLAAAQHIEAALDTALCK from the coding sequence ATGTCCCATCTGCTGTTCAACCGTCGTCGGGCCGCCGCCACGCTGACCGCCCTTGCCCTGGCCACCGGGCTGACCGCGGTTCAAGCCAGCGCCTCCGAGGCCAGCACCCCGCGCCGGGACAACGTGGTCCAACAGAGCCTGGACGGACTGGTCCGGGACGACAACTTCCCCGGCGCGTTGGCGTCGGTCCGCGGCCCCGACGGGCGGATGCGCAACTACACGGCCGGGGTGGGCAACCTGAAAACGGGGGCGAAGGTGCCCGTTGACGGACAGGTGCGAATCGCCAGCAACACCAAGATGTACACCGCCACAGTGGTGCTGCAACTGGTCGGCGAAGGCAAGATCGACCTCGATGCGCCGGTCGAGACCTATCTGCCGAATCTGGTCCGCGGCGACGGCATCGACGGCCGAGACATCACCGTCCGGCAGATCCTGCAACACACCAGCGGCCTGGCCGACTACGACGACGTGCTGGCACAGGACTACTTCAAGGTGCAGCACACCTATTTCGAGCCGCGGCAGCTGCTCGACGTCGGACTGGCGAAGAAGGCCCTCTTCGCCCCCGGCACCAGCTGGAGCTACAGCAACACCAACTACATACTGGCCGGCCTCATCGTGCAGAAGGTCACTGGCCGCCCGATCGGCGAGGAGATCACCAAGCGGATCATCGACCGGATCGGCCTGCGCCACACGTACTGGCCGGCGCTGGGCGACCAGACGATCCAGGAACGCCACCCCCAGGGCTACTGGCCGGCCGCCGACGGTTCCTGGGTCAACGTCACCGAGAACGACCCGTCCATGGCGTGGGCGGCCGGACAGCTTGTCGGCACTCCCAGCGACCTCAACCGCTTCCTCGCCGCACTGCTCGACGGCGAGCTGCTCGAGCCGGAGCAGCTCCAGCAGATGCAGACGACCGTCGAGGCGCCCGAATTCGACCTCACCGGAGAGTCCCGCTACGGACTCGGCCTCGCCACCTTCAAGCTGAGCTGCGGAGGCTTCGCCTGGACGCACGGCGGCAGCTCGCCTGGCTACATCACCAGCAACGCCGCGACCAGCGACGGGCGGGCCGCCGCCATCGCCGTCACCGGGCTCCCCACGTCACTTGCCGCCGCTCAGCACATCGAGGCCGCCCTGGATACCGCCCTCTGCAAGTAG
- a CDS encoding response regulator transcription factor: MRIVIAEDDFILREGLALLLRAEALDVVATAGDADEFLAAIDAHEPDVAIVDVRMPPTNTDEGIVAAVEARRRQPGLAVLVLSAYVEQAFATELLAQGSSHLGYLLKERVGRVQEFLEALHRVANGGTAIDPDVVAQLFARTRPNTALERLSPRERDVLALMAEGLGNAAIAERLFVTDGAVHKHIRSIFAKLDLPPTDRADRRVTAVLRHLEDAQRRA; the protein is encoded by the coding sequence ATGCGGATTGTGATCGCCGAGGACGACTTCATCCTGCGCGAGGGCCTCGCGCTGCTGCTACGCGCGGAGGCCCTCGACGTGGTGGCCACCGCCGGCGACGCTGACGAGTTCCTGGCCGCCATCGACGCACACGAGCCCGATGTCGCCATCGTGGACGTGCGGATGCCGCCGACGAACACCGACGAGGGCATCGTGGCGGCCGTCGAGGCCAGGCGGCGCCAGCCTGGGCTGGCCGTACTCGTGCTTTCGGCGTACGTCGAGCAGGCGTTCGCCACCGAACTGCTCGCCCAGGGCAGCTCCCACCTGGGCTATCTGCTCAAGGAACGGGTCGGACGGGTCCAGGAGTTCCTGGAGGCCCTGCACCGGGTGGCCAACGGGGGTACGGCAATCGATCCCGACGTCGTCGCCCAACTGTTCGCCCGGACGCGGCCGAACACAGCGCTGGAACGCCTGAGTCCCCGGGAACGCGACGTGCTGGCACTGATGGCCGAAGGGCTGGGCAACGCGGCGATCGCCGAACGGCTCTTCGTCACCGACGGCGCCGTACACAAGCACATCCGGAGCATCTTCGCCAAGCTCGACCTCCCGCCCACCGACCGGGCGGACCGGCGGGTCACCGCCGTCCTGCGCCACCTCGAAGACGCCCAACGCCGAGCCTGA
- a CDS encoding ABC transporter ATP-binding protein, with protein MSVTSADDAVSVERVSKTYGGEQPVVALADVDARFLRGTMTAVMGPSGSGKSTLLHCAAGLDRPTSGVIRIGGTDLSSMSEKQLTKLRRSRIGFVFQAFNLVGALTVEQNILLPSRLSRSRPDRAWLTEVVERVDLGNRLRHRPSELSGGQQQRVAIARALVTRPEVIFCDEPTGALDTQTAAEVLGLLRSVVDEAGQTVIMVTHDPVAASYADRVMVLADGRIVQDMPQPGAERIAEQLALLGRRQPVASREG; from the coding sequence ATGTCAGTGACCTCGGCCGACGACGCCGTCAGTGTCGAACGTGTCAGCAAGACGTACGGCGGTGAGCAGCCTGTCGTGGCGCTGGCCGACGTCGACGCCCGGTTTCTCCGGGGGACGATGACGGCGGTGATGGGACCGTCCGGCTCCGGCAAGAGCACGCTGCTGCACTGCGCGGCGGGCCTGGACCGGCCCACGTCGGGCGTGATCCGGATCGGCGGTACCGACCTGTCGTCCATGTCCGAGAAGCAGTTGACCAAGCTGCGTCGCAGCCGGATCGGCTTCGTGTTCCAGGCGTTCAACCTGGTGGGCGCGCTGACCGTGGAGCAGAACATCCTGCTGCCGTCGCGACTCTCGCGCAGCCGCCCGGATCGGGCCTGGCTCACCGAGGTGGTCGAACGGGTGGACCTGGGCAACCGGCTGCGGCACCGGCCGTCGGAGCTCTCCGGTGGCCAGCAGCAGCGGGTGGCCATCGCCCGCGCGCTCGTCACCCGGCCCGAGGTGATCTTCTGTGACGAACCGACCGGCGCGCTCGACACGCAGACTGCGGCGGAGGTCCTGGGGTTGCTGCGATCGGTGGTCGACGAGGCCGGGCAGACCGTCATCATGGTGACCCACGACCCGGTCGCCGCGTCCTACGCCGACCGGGTCATGGTGCTCGCCGACGGCCGGATCGTGCAGGACATGCCGCAGCCCGGAGCCGAGCGGATCGCCGAACAGTTGGCGCTGCTCGGCCGCCGGCAGCCCGTCGCGAGCCGGGAGGGCTGA
- a CDS encoding FtsX-like permease family protein: MLGLAAQMLRFRKRSFVATFVALAAGVMILMACGLLVESGLRYHGLPQRYAETVAVVANRDLTVVGPKTFGEEEPTSTTVALPERGSVPDSLVAAIAEVPGVASAVGDHSIVATVAASPGLPTTGHGWGSAALAPYRVASGTPPRSDGEIAVDARLAAGGRLSPGDITAIITGGTAHEYRVSGVVEAAGADGPTAALFFTDARAARLNAHQGNVDAIGVLAEPGADRSAVVAAVRRVAAEAGAKTYTDAERGLVEQPEAAGARGLIVGAGTAFGGYAAMIIIFVVAGTVGLSVRHRRRDLALLRAIAATPGQVRLMILGEVGLLSLLAAVVGIPASLAATAWTRDELVTRGFVPETFTLGGGILSALAVTVAVAAIALASAWIAALRTTRIRPTEALGEAAVEPTLGGRTRVVFGLVFLASAVSLIGLTGFATGQTAMGAAVGMLYTFVLAIALLAPWINQAAARLLGPVLRIVWGNSGYLAAANMRANARGMVAVLTALVLSVGFGGSVWFLQDNLARQTVVQSQDGSLAQQALIGGAGLPASATAKARQIPGVLAATGVRRTSVIVPNMFEAQAVVAQGIDPQGADQTMDLRVRSGSLGDLRGDTVAVSSSQAESSDWRLGGDARLWLGDGTPVTLRVVAIYDRGWGFGDITLNSETLTGHTVTGLDDRVLIRTAPGADVGAALAKLAAEYPASTVVGTDQLTGELAQDLAISAWLNKLLITVLVGYAVLAAANTLSMAALARTRELSLLRLIGVTRGQVKRMVYAEQAGLLGVAISIGATIAAVTLSSIVNAVAGQRIPYVPTAGWITIVGGTVALALVATMLPIGRLLRTPPVEGVGIRE, encoded by the coding sequence ATGCTCGGACTGGCCGCGCAGATGCTGCGCTTCCGCAAGCGCAGTTTCGTGGCGACGTTCGTCGCGCTCGCCGCCGGCGTCATGATCCTGATGGCGTGCGGGCTTCTGGTGGAATCGGGGCTGCGCTACCACGGCCTGCCGCAGCGGTACGCCGAGACGGTCGCCGTCGTCGCCAACCGCGACCTCACGGTGGTCGGACCGAAGACGTTCGGCGAGGAGGAACCCACCTCCACCACGGTGGCGCTGCCCGAACGCGGCAGCGTCCCGGACTCGCTGGTCGCGGCGATCGCCGAGGTGCCCGGCGTGGCCAGCGCCGTAGGTGATCATTCGATCGTGGCGACGGTGGCAGCGTCGCCGGGGTTGCCGACCACGGGCCACGGCTGGGGCAGCGCCGCCCTCGCACCGTACCGGGTGGCCTCCGGCACGCCACCGCGGTCCGACGGTGAGATCGCCGTCGACGCCCGGCTCGCCGCGGGCGGGCGGCTGAGTCCCGGCGACATTACAGCGATCATCACCGGGGGGACCGCCCACGAGTACCGGGTGAGCGGTGTCGTCGAGGCGGCTGGCGCGGACGGCCCGACAGCGGCACTGTTCTTCACCGATGCGCGGGCGGCTCGGCTGAACGCGCACCAGGGCAACGTCGACGCGATTGGCGTGCTCGCCGAGCCGGGTGCCGACCGGTCGGCTGTAGTGGCGGCGGTGCGCCGGGTGGCGGCCGAGGCGGGAGCCAAGACGTACACGGACGCCGAGCGGGGACTGGTCGAGCAGCCCGAGGCGGCGGGCGCGCGGGGGTTGATCGTCGGGGCCGGCACCGCGTTCGGCGGCTACGCCGCGATGATCATCATCTTCGTGGTCGCCGGGACGGTCGGCCTGTCGGTCCGGCACCGCCGCCGCGACCTCGCCCTGCTGCGGGCGATCGCGGCGACCCCGGGCCAGGTGCGGCTGATGATCCTCGGCGAGGTGGGCCTGCTCAGCCTGCTCGCCGCCGTGGTGGGCATCCCGGCCAGCCTGGCCGCCACCGCCTGGACCCGGGACGAACTGGTAACCCGAGGGTTCGTCCCCGAGACCTTCACCCTGGGCGGCGGCATCCTGTCGGCGCTGGCGGTGACCGTGGCGGTGGCCGCCATCGCGCTGGCCTCCGCCTGGATCGCCGCGCTGCGTACCACCCGGATCCGCCCCACCGAGGCGCTGGGCGAGGCGGCCGTCGAGCCGACACTCGGCGGCAGGACCCGGGTCGTGTTCGGCCTGGTGTTCCTGGCCAGCGCGGTGTCCCTGATCGGCCTTACCGGCTTCGCCACCGGCCAGACCGCGATGGGCGCCGCGGTGGGCATGCTGTACACGTTCGTGCTGGCGATCGCACTCCTCGCCCCGTGGATCAACCAGGCCGCCGCCCGGCTGCTCGGGCCGGTCCTGCGGATCGTCTGGGGGAACAGCGGATACCTGGCCGCCGCGAACATGCGGGCGAACGCCCGCGGCATGGTCGCCGTGCTGACCGCGCTGGTGCTCTCCGTCGGTTTCGGCGGCTCGGTCTGGTTCCTACAGGACAACCTGGCACGCCAGACGGTGGTCCAGAGCCAGGACGGCTCGCTCGCCCAACAGGCGCTGATCGGCGGCGCCGGCCTGCCCGCGTCGGCCACCGCCAAAGCCCGCCAGATCCCGGGGGTCCTCGCCGCAACCGGAGTGCGCCGCACGTCGGTGATCGTGCCCAACATGTTCGAAGCCCAGGCGGTGGTCGCGCAGGGCATCGACCCGCAGGGTGCGGACCAGACGATGGATCTCCGGGTACGGTCGGGAAGTCTCGGCGATCTGCGTGGCGACACCGTGGCGGTGTCCAGTTCGCAGGCGGAGTCGTCGGACTGGCGGCTCGGCGGCGACGCGCGACTGTGGCTCGGCGACGGCACGCCGGTCACCCTGCGGGTCGTCGCGATCTACGACCGGGGCTGGGGATTCGGTGACATCACCCTGAACAGCGAGACGCTCACCGGCCACACCGTGACCGGCCTCGACGACCGCGTCCTGATCCGTACCGCGCCCGGTGCCGACGTCGGCGCGGCCCTGGCGAAACTCGCGGCCGAGTATCCGGCGAGCACCGTGGTCGGCACGGACCAGCTCACCGGCGAGCTCGCCCAGGACCTGGCGATCAGCGCCTGGCTGAACAAGCTGCTGATCACCGTGCTGGTCGGGTACGCGGTGCTCGCGGCGGCCAACACGCTGAGCATGGCGGCCCTGGCCCGGACCCGGGAACTGTCCCTGCTGCGCCTGATCGGGGTGACCCGCGGCCAGGTGAAGCGGATGGTCTACGCCGAACAGGCCGGCCTGCTGGGTGTGGCAATCTCGATCGGTGCGACGATCGCGGCGGTCACC